Proteins found in one Phocoena sinus isolate mPhoSin1 chromosome 19, mPhoSin1.pri, whole genome shotgun sequence genomic segment:
- the ZSCAN22 gene encoding LOW QUALITY PROTEIN: zinc finger and SCAN domain-containing protein 22 (The sequence of the model RefSeq protein was modified relative to this genomic sequence to represent the inferred CDS: deleted 1 base in 1 codon; substituted 4 bases at 4 genomic stop codons), translating to MPAGSHELVPVTVTGGGLSLPVQLCSGLPCGHQDPVPRLQPFHISLEVCCPVAIPKSLVSPVPWEQDDFLRVKVEHEEASFSQVQESNFGHTSHPEAARLRFRHFCYEEASNPREALARLRELCRQWLRPEVHSREQMLELLVLEQFLGALPPEIQTWLRAQCPESGEEAVVLVEDLTQALDKRGSSLSSFCPRGRHSWPSTLVLVPYRCRNLMGRTAKDPELSFTELVGDQSPREPVLGSELSEASCKQSNSDESGPLKPWXESFPQDPPLVTPANLRAAQRGRPDSQGRCGQSLSPKRWISGKLQGLTRAPSQTSPAVKLVLWGTVPTCGXTSPPKRRLLPERKWIHRMVMAQSLQARTWGGSPPSVVSIGRRSGAPWPXRPTRRAMLGRCPTPAVSVGKPSAGVHTWPSTRLSTQGPSPMNARSAGRPXAGSPT from the exons ATGCCTGCTGGGAGCCACGAGCTTGTTCCCGTCACAGTCACAGGCGGGGGCCTTTCACTTCCTGTACAACtttgctcagggcttccctgtggccaCCAAG ACCCAGTTCCAAGGCTCCAGCCATTCCATATCTCACTGGAGGTCTGCTGCCCAGTGGCCATCCCCAAGAGCCTTGTGAGCCCGGTGCCCTGGGAACAGGATGACTTTCTGCGAGTGAAGGTCGAGCATGAGGAGGCCAGCTTCTCTCAGGTCCAGGAGTCTAACTTTGGCCACACCTCCCACCCTGAGGCTGCCCGTCTGCGCTTCCGACACTTCTGCTATGAGGAGGCATCC AACCCACGTGAGGCGCTGGCCCGGCTCCGTGAACTCTGCCGCCAGTGGCTGCGGCCCGAGGTGCACTCCAGGGAGCAGATGCTGGAGCTGCTGGTGCTGGAGCAGTTCCTGGGCGCGCTGCCCCCCGAGATCCAGACCTGGTTGCGGGCTCAGTGCCCCGAGAGTGGCGAGGAGGCTGTGGTGCTCGTAGAGGACCTGACTCAGGCACTGGACAAGAGAG GTTCATCTTTAAGTAGCTTCTGTCCCCGAGGGAGACACAGTTGGCCCAGCACTCTCGTGCTTGTGCCTTATCGATGTAGAAACCTCATGGGGAGAACGGCGAAAGACCCTGAGCTGAGCTTCACTGAGCTGGTCGGGGACCAAAGCCCCAGGGA GCCGGTGCTGGGATCTGAGCTCTCAGAGGCGAGCTGTAAGCAGAGCAATTCGGACGAGTCAGGGCCACTGAAACCCTGGTAGGAGAGCTTTCCCCAGGACCCACCTTTGGTCACGCCTGCGAACCTGAGGGCAGCTCAGAGAGGCAGGCCGGACTCTCAGGGAAGATGTGGACAAAGTCTGTCACCCAAGAGATGGATTTCAGGAAAACTTCAGGGCCTCACAAGGGCACCCTCACAGACCAGCCCGGCTGTGAAGCTGGTGCTTTGGGGGACAGTCCCAACATGTGGCTAGACTTCACCTCCCAAGAGGAGACTCCTTCCAGAGAGAAAGTGGATCCACCGGATGGTTATGGCACAGAGCCTCCAGGCACGTACTTGGGGAGGAAGCCCTCCAAGTGTGGTGAGTATTGGAAGACGTTCCGGAGCCCCTTGGCCCTAGAGGCCCACCAGAAGAGCCATGCTCGGAAGATGCCCCACACCTGCAGtgagtgtgggaaagccttca